Proteins encoded within one genomic window of Humulus lupulus chromosome 1, drHumLupu1.1, whole genome shotgun sequence:
- the LOC133808313 gene encoding uncharacterized protein At2g23090: MGGGNGQKAKMAREKNIEKAKAGSKGSQLESNKKAMSIQCKVCMQTFMCTTSEVKCREHAEAKHPKSDVGTCFPHLKK, from the exons ATGGGAGGAGGCAATGGACAGAAAGCCAAAATGGCTCGTGAGAAGAACATAGAGAAGGCAAAAGCTGGCTCCAAgg GAAGCCAACTCGAATCAAACAAGAAAGCAATGTCAATCCAG TGCAAAGTGTGTATGCAAACATTTATGTGTACCACATCAGAAGTGAAGTGCAGGGAACATGCGGAGGCTAAGCATCCCAAGTCTGATGTTGGTACTTGCTTTCCTCATCTCAAGAAATAA